From Suncus etruscus isolate mSunEtr1 chromosome 6, mSunEtr1.pri.cur, whole genome shotgun sequence, one genomic window encodes:
- the PTX3 gene encoding pentraxin-related protein PTX3: MRLPAVLLLLLLCALRLCALAGRASDYELLYVNLDNDIDHGLPPTAPPAPCDCRREPTKWDKLFIMLEDSQMRERMLLEATDHVLRVELQRLRAELAGLAGRRSQPCTPAASKDGLAGALAELLQASRDAGRRLARLEGGALGAVLDELRRTRADLHALQGPAARRRLPASCETAILFPMRSKKIFGSVHPAVPMKLEAFSACLWVKATDVLNKTVLFSYGTRMKPREVQLYLGIRTVVLLVDSEQGRLRAETVVSPGSWVHVCGTWSSKQGLGALWVNGALVASSVELAPGYIIPEGGQLHIGQERTEDSEEGLAFSGWLTGFNIWNRVLSQAEIQAAGGTQSCHIRGNVVGWGITEIQPHGGAQYVV; encoded by the exons ATGCGTCTCCCCGCcgttttgctgctgctgctgctgtgcgCGCTCCGCTTGTGCGCCCTAGCCGGCCGCGCTAGCGATTACGAGCTGCTCTACGTGAACTTGGACAACGACATCGACCACGGACTCCCGCCAACCGCCCCCC CTGCGCCGTGCGACTGTCGCCGGGAGCCAACCAAGTGGGACAAGCTGTTCATCATGTTGGAGGACTCGCAGATGCGCGAGAGGATGCTGCTGGAGGCCACCGACCACGTCCTGCGCGTGGAGCTGCAGCGGCTGCGGGCCGAGCTGGCGGGGCTGGCAGGACGCCGATCCCAGCCATGCACGCCGGCGGCCTCCAAGGACGGGCTGGCGGGAGCGCTGGCCGAGCTGCTGCAGGCGAGCCGGGATGCGGGGCGCAGGCTGGCGCGCCTGGAGGGGGGCGCGCTGGGCGCAGTGCTGGATGAGCTGCGGCGCACACGGGCGGACCTCCACGCGCTGCAGGGCCCAGCTGCCAGGCGCAGGCTGCCCGCAA GCTGTGAAACTGCAATTCTCTTCCCTATGCGCTCCAAGAAGATCTTCGGCAGCGTGCACCCTGCCGTCCCCATGAAGCTCGAGGCCTTCAGCGCCTGCCTGTGGGTCAAGGCCACCGACGTGCTCAACAAAACTGTGCTCTTCTCCTATGGCACCAGGATGAAACCCAGAGAGGTGCAGCTGTACCTGGGCATTCGGACCGTGGTGCTGCTGGTGGACAGCGAGCAGGGCCGGCTTCGGGCTGAAACCGTAGTGTCTCCTGGTTCTTGGGTCCACGTGTGCGGCACCTGGAGCTCCAAGCAAGGGTTGGGGGCCTTGTGGGTGAATGGAGCACTGGTGGCCAGCTCTGTGGAGCTGGCTCCAGGTTACATCATCCCGGAGGGTGGGCAGCTGCACATCGGCCAGGAAAGGACTGAAGACTCAGAAGAGGGTCTGGCTTTCTCGGGCTGGCTCACTGGCTTCAATATCTGGAATCGGGTCCTCAGCCAGGCTGAAATCCAGGCGGCCGGGGGTACCCAATCCTGCCACATCCGAGGGAACGTAGTGGGCTGGGGTATCACAGAGATCCAGCCCCATGGAGGAGCCCAGTATGTGGTCTGA